The following DNA comes from Nitrospirota bacterium.
AAAAAGTGGTACAGCATTGCTGATCTCATTTACTGCATCAACTTTTTCCTCGGTTTCTGATGCCGATGCAGCCAAGGCCGCAGCTGGCGCAAAAGCTCCGGCAGCCGCAAAAGCTCCGGCAGGTGCAAAAAAATGATGAATACCGGCCTGACGCTCGTCTTCAGTCTTCTTTCTGCGGTGCTGCTTGTTTTATCCGGCTGCGACGGGAAACCCCCAACGGCTCCAAAGAAACCTGAGGCAGCAAAACCGGCGGCTGCGGTCCCGGCTCCGGCGCAGCAAAATCCGGTGCAGACTGCTGAAATCAAAGTCGAAAAAGAAGTTTATGTCTACGAACCAAGGGATCGCAGAGATCCCTTTACGTCCCTCGTTGAGGTCAAAGCGGCCGGCTCTCCCAAGGCGTCGAAGGGAGCCTCTCCTATTGAATCCTTTGATGTTGAGGAGTTAAAGCTGATCGCAATTGCATGGGACCGGCAGCAGTCTTATGCGCTGGTAACGCTGCCGGATAATAAATCATT
Coding sequences within:
- a CDS encoding pilus assembly protein PilP, which codes for MMNTGLTLVFSLLSAVLLVLSGCDGKPPTAPKKPEAAKPAAAVPAPAQQNPVQTAEIKVEKEVYVYEPRDRRDPFTSLVEVKAAGSPKASKGASPIESFDVEELKLIAIAWDRQQSYALVTLPDNKSFTIRKGMTLGIYGGKVREITPDSVIITEKVKDYRGQIKTKDTILKLRKEEE